tcaTTGCCACCAGGTTCCCTGTCCTTGGAATTTAAGGTCTCAACTTTTTGCATCACTGCTCTAATGTATGCTGGTTGATGATGATGAGACATCGGAAGATGTCTCACAAAAATACATGTGATGGCATTGGCTACACTACaatctgaaattcaaattggAAACACTCTATCTAGAACCCTTGAGTGTTTAAATATAATGCACTCTTATCAGTCAGCTATTCATCAAAACTAGGCAAACAAGGCTTTTATCCAATATACAACCTAACCTTGGAACTGAATCATTTGATCTTGCAGTAGAGTAAGAGTACGTGTTGTCCTCTTGCAGAAGAGGTAAATACCAGGTATGATCTAGGCTTACCAGGTTTGTCAACTTAAATTTTCACTCCTTTGGATCTATATAAGTTACTTAGATTATTAAATGCAGAGGTTCCTTGTTAGAATTTGTCACTGGAATTGTATGGTTCTCATCTTCCAAATGAGGACCATGTGTAACTCTAAACAAAAAAGGGTAGAGTAATATGTTCTGTGGACTGGTTTCTGGACTGATACTACTTGCAAGAATATGAAGATATAAAGAAAACCGAAGGCCGCCTAATTCAGACCCTGAAACATGAACAATAGACCTTCCATGAGTGTTATAATGAAGTGTTGCTCCTAAAGTATCATACCAATTCAATTGGGAAAACAACCAACTTATTTTATCCATCCTTTTGCTTTAAACGCACCCTCCTGTCGACGCATGCGCACACACAGAGCCCATTAACTGAAAGATATAAACTATGGAGCTGATAAAATGGGTGATGTGCTAATGTACAATGACTGGTCATGATTGGTTGTTTTGTTTTTCCGAAAAATTGAGTGCTCACCGAACTCTCTAATCCTTCTATGTGTACTTCATGTTTGAATGGATTCACTAACATACTTTATTGAACATTTCTAAGTGGTCTTTCCATATATGAATTGAAAACTAAAAGAATTACTTGACAAGGGTGACAAATCAACTATCTAATATAATGAGGATCCAGATCAGATCTCCCCTGATCAATTGCTTCCTGCCCTTAGTTTATTTAATCTCAGAAAGACGAATCGGGTGTAGAACTGTGCTCAACGGCCTCAATGCCATGCCTGACGAGATCTTGTTTCAAAAGAGCAATCTCATGGGCGACGTTGATCATGGTGGGCCTCAATGCAGGGGAGAAACTCGCGCACACTAAGCCAAGCTCAATCAATTCAACCATCAGCTCTCTTCTTAGCTTCTTGTAATATAGCGAGTCAACTAAAGATGAGTCTCTCAGTGGTGCCTGCGAAGTTATGACCTCGATGTCATGCGGGTAATGACTCTTCACCCATTCTTGCAAGCTGAGTCCTTCATGAAAAAGAGCATCTGTTGGTCTCTTCCCAGTGATCATCTCTAAGACCAGAACCCCAAAACTATATACATCACCTTGTGCCGAAGGGCGGCCTCCCAAGCCATATTCTGCATCAATGAATACAATCTCAGTTTATGCACAGCTAGAAGAAGATAAATCACAAGATAGGTAAATTTTAGTATTATAAATGTAACAAAAAGGAAAGAAGGGGAAGCCTACTTACCAGGCGCTATATAACCCACAGATCCTTGTAGCAGTCCTGTTATTGAATTATATGGAGATGAATTGGTGATGTCGTTGTTCTCATCCTGCTTCACCAACCTTGCTATCCCAAAATCTGATACTATTGCTGTCATATCTTCATCAAGAAGAACGTTGCTGGGCTTCAGATCACAATGTACAACCCTAACAGGGGCAAAATGATGCAAATAGGCAACCCCTTCAGCTACATCACTGAGGATGCATATGAGCTGACTTAAGTCTAGGCCATGGCTCGGTCCGACCGGAGGATATAGATAACTGTCAAGGCTCCCATTAAGTATCAGTGGGAGAACAAGAGCCTTGAAGTCTGGCTTGCTGCAAGCTGTTATCACTCTAATTAAATTTCTGTGCCTAGTTCTCTTGAGCACCTGGCATTCTCTTTCGAAGCACCCTGAGATCCCACCACCGCACTTTGGATCCAATACTTTCACGGCTATGTTTGTTTCATCCCGTAGAACTCCCTTGTACACATGCCCGAAGCTCCCTGCCCCAATTAGGTTCGACTCTGCAAAGCCGCTGGTGGCTTCCATGAGTTGCCGGTAAGAGATCCTTGGATAGTCTTGCTTCTGCTGTTCTTCTTTATCAAGTTTCTCTGGCTGATGGAAGCTTTGCAAACAAGTGCTTGCTCTTGATTTCATGAACATTGGACACCCAAAGAGGCATAATAAGCAAGGAGTGCCAACTAGTGTGAGAATTAGAGGCAAGATCATGAACCGGTGAGCTCGTTTCGTGCCACATCGTGATATGCCAATGATTGACCCACATAGGCCTGAATTGCCAAGAAAAGAGTCCTTCGAAAGATGAGCAAACACTCCTTCAGTTGGCACTGTCCCTGAGAAGTTGTTGAATGAGATGTTTAATTGTTTTAGCGATGAAGATGCTTGCAGAGACTCTGGCATGGTTCCTGCCAGCTGATTGAAAGACAAGTCAAGAACCTCAAGGTATGGCAAGGCTCCAATAGAACCTGGGAGAGGACCTCGCAAGGCATTACTGGAAAGGTTGAGGTACTCGAGGGCGACGCAGCTTCCTAGCTGAGGAGGTATCGTGCCTGAGAGATTATTTGAAGACAAATCCAAAGCCAATATCATATCCATCTTGCTCAGCTCTAATGGCAAAGGTCCCTCTAAGTGATTGCTTGACAAATTCAGATACAATTTCAAGCTGCTCAGTGCTGCGACATTGTTAGGAATCCTCCCTGTCAATTGGTTATAAGAAAGATCCAACACTTCCAAGTTTATACAATTTCCAAGGCTTGGCGGTATCGAGCCTGAAAGCTGGTTCTTATGGAGCATTAGTCTTCTTAACTGCGAGAGGTTGGATAAGGTATCCGGAATCGAACCAGAGAGTCTATTTCCAGATATGTCTAGCAGACCTAGGTGAGGAATTTCTCCAAGAGAAGGTGGAATCTCACCAGAGAGCAAGTTATTTGATAAGTAAACTCTCTCTAGCTTCATCAACCTAGATAAGTCTGGAGGGATCGATCCATTCAAGTTGTTGTTGGACAGGTTCAAGTAGGTAAGATTGACAAGGTTTGATATGTTTGGAGGGATTGGACCGAAGATGATGTTCTCCTCGAGGTGGAGTTGCAGAAGATTAGAGGAAAGATTGCCGATCAATGATGGTATCTCACCTCCAAGTTTGTTTCCAGCTAGTTCCAGCTCTTGTAAATGGGAGCAATTCCTCAAAGAAGCGAAAAATGGATCGAGGTTAGTGTTGCTGTCATGGCTTGAAAGGTTATTATAGGACAAGTAAAGGAATTGGAGGAATGGCATCTTATCAAAAATATCAGATGGCAACTCTCCGCTCAGACGATTCGATTCAAAGTCGATCCACTCGAGCATCGAGGAGTTCGATAAGGAGGGGGGGATAGGACCCTCCAAATTGTTGGACCACAGGAGGAGAAATCTCAGGTCGGCTAGTCTGCATTCGTTGGCTGAAGGGATTTCGCCGGCAAGAGAATTGTTGGAAAGATCGGCATACTGCAACGAAGTGCAATTGCAGAACAGAGTCTTCGGAATGTGACCAGAGATGCGGTTGCTCCCCAGGTCGAGATAAACCAATTCTCGAAGGAAACCGAGCTCGGCCGGGATGGAGCCCTCGAGGAGGTTCCTCGACAAACTCAACTGCTGCAATCGAGCAAGACCTCCAATCTCTCCAGGAATGATTCCGCTAAAGAAGTTCTCAGAGAGGTCGAGCACTGCAAGGAAAGAAAGGCTGAAGACCGCCGGCGAGATCAGGCCATGGAGGTCCCTCCCGCTGAGGACCAGTTGCACGACACGCTGCTTGACCCGGTGGCAGGTGATGCCGGTCCAATTGCACATGTGCGTGTCGGGGTCGCCCCAGTTGGCGAGGGCGTGCTGGGGGTCGGCGGTGATGCCGGACATGAAGGAGAGGAGGGCAGCGCGGTCCCTCGGGGCCCCTCTGAGGGTGGCGCCGGAGGCAGCGATCGCAGCGGCGATTGTGACAAGGCCGAGTTGGGCGAAGATGAGCATTAGCACCACCAAGAATGTGGTAGCCATGGTGGATGGGTGGGAGGGAAAGTGGGAAAGGAGAGATAGGGGGTGAGGGCTAAGTTGCTACACCGCCTTGGTTTTAAGGAGAGGGAGGAAAGCCGGGAGGACTAGATGGATGGGCTGCCTAACTGCCGTTGAAAACTGCCGTTATACTTGGCGCCAGATATTTGATTTGCGTGGAGGGGAGGGAAGGGAGAACGGAGGCACGTGGGAAAAAGGATATGGTGCCACGTCATGACCTTTGTCCTAGGAGGTGGCATGCACGCACCTGGGGTTGGGAGCTGGATCTAGTTGGGTGGCGGGGCTGCCTAATTGGGATTTGGGTGGACTATGGCGTGGATTAGAAAGGTTAATAACAATAATATAGTACTAGCAATTGGGGATTAACGATTCTTATCTGGTTGGTAAGGGGCCCTTTTTTTAATGGCGCGTGGGTTGGGATGACGTGGGAACTTTGGAGACTGGGTTGGGATCTTCGTGGATATGATGGTGAGAGGGTGACGTGATGTCACGTGAGAAGGATGATGTCACGTGACCTCGCAGGTTGCATGCCGAGTGCGGTGTGGGCGCCGGGCAATAAAGAGGCTAGGCAACCTAGATTTGGCGCGTTTTAGACTTTGTGGGCAGCACACTTGTCGCCGCATACAGACATAATAGTGGGTTAGGTACGGAAACAGCTAGATTGTGTGCTCTAAATACATTAATCAAGTTCCCATCTCGGACCGTGGTTTAGAATAACAACTATTGAGGCTTTGTTGGGGTTGGTGAATTAATTTTACATTAGTGCTTTATTCAGTCAAATGTCAAAAAGTTATTGCTATTTAACTCATCCcaattttattttgatctatGAGTGTACAAGCATTCTAAACCCAATAAGACTACTTGCAAAGAGAGTGCTGAATGAATGATAGAACTGGCAATTGTAGCCTATTCATCtataaggctgcaaatgggtcggatTGACTATTGACTCAACCTGATCCAACCCATAAAGATTCGAACCATTTAAAAGGACCCATGAATCTGAATCGGATTTTAAAATTAGACTCGTTCTATTTTTCAGATCGGatctgaatttattgaattttgacCCAATCTGACTTgatccacatgaatttttgaatttatatGGATTTTATGCTCAATAACCCGATTTGACTCGAACTCATTATATGATCCAAACTTATTATATATTAACATAGGCTAGGCACAAATTACAGTAGGCCCCACCTACACAACAGTATTTTCTTCCCTTTGCACTCTCATAATTGAGTGGCACTTACTAGTTCAAGCTGATGGAGTCTCTGATAaacattatctttttttctttccatctcCACAAGAAATCCTCGGCATCAAATCTACATTACTTTTCCAACTCAAAACAATTAGAAGATTACTAGAAAATAGATATTTTCACTTCTAGTTGTATCTTATGATCGGCTTTCATATGTACATGAGATACAACTTAGCAGTTTCCTGAGATGTAATTGTCGTATATTGATGAACACTTCAAAAATCATTATATTAGGAATGTCATTGGATGGTAAACTTGTAAGATTAATTTTAACTCCACTCATGAGAATCGATTGAATAGCTCTAGCTGATGCCTATTGGTTAATTTGACCTACGATCCAATCCAGACCCAATTCGGATCTGAATGAAATTCGTATTTTATGGATTAAGAGCGGATTATATATGGATCCGATCCGAATGACccattggatcaaaaaatttgatcatgaatcCGATCCGACTCGATCTTCTATGGGATTGGGTTTGGATCCAATATTAAGATccaatcaaaaaattagatcagatcGGGATCACTTATGATCTGATCCAACCCGATCCATTTACACCCCTACCCACTAGTATCTAATCTGACCTATCTGAATGGGATAGATtttatctgatttgattaaaatttaggatggacataaattttagataaaatatcTGAAGATATGGATAATAGCATATCTTGTTTTAAATCCGATCTAATACAACCTCAATTTAAGTCTTCCCTTTCAAAGTTATAATTATTTTAGAGTGTTTGTATGATGAGGCTTTTTATCTAATTCGGTCTAATCCATCTTATCTACCCTACATGACCATCTATTTTATTTGATCCAACCTGACTCGAGACTGGTACGAGTATAAAATTTTTACTTGTGGGGTGAATAATTTTATTCTGACTATACAAGAGATTTTATTCCTCCTAATTTTCAAATAAGTCagtatttacttatttattttgcTTATCCAACTCAGCATTATAAGCAACCATCCCAATTGATTTTTGCCTTTTAACCAAacaaattttcatatttatttatcaaaaaataataaaacaaaataaattaGAGTGAAGAAGAATAAAAGAGCATATTTAAACTTTGCTCCTTTTTTTTTAGTACAAATAGGTGGTTATACCACCTGGACATGAAAATAGCCCATAAAATTAAGATACAAAATATCCCAAAAATCCAATGGATAAAAATCATCCTGTCTCCAAATCGATCTCTGAAATATTCATCCATAAAAGATGTAACCCAATTTGCTGTGCTGTTTGCCTTCTGATAAATATGCAGCATCAATACCATAGCAGAATGATGAAAAGTAGTTCAGGTGTCATGAAGGAGTGAATGTACATCCAAGTGCATCATGTTGTTTTTGATCCAACCAATAACGATAGAGAGTCACCCTCAATGAAGATCTTCTCCGCCTGTAGCTCCAACATGGCCTATTGTTGTCGCAAGCACTAAAgaataataatttaatctaactCAACTATTATATAGAATAGGGTGAAATTAGATGTTGAATTCTTAGGAATCAAAGAACTGAATTGTGTTCAAACTAAAAAAGTTATAGTGAAGAAATAAGGATTTTAGGAttcagaaaatataaaagaaataagttgatagagataaaatttttgaaaaatcaagtaaaagaaggtaccttaggatttttgaatccatcCTTAATCATAGattaatattttaatcaaaataatctaaattaCTACAAACTACAAATCGTAGTAATAATAAAAAAACTAAATCTATAATTTTGTTCTCAATATAGCTTATCTCGCTAAGCACGAATCGTATCCTTAGATCACGACTCGTCTCTATATAGTCATAAACTATTCAAgattaaatatcataaaataaaaaaaactactaCTTAAACATATGAATAAAAATACAGAaactatttatatttatcaaatttttaatattattcaaaaaaaatagcctTACAATGTCTAAGTAGTTGAttgcataataaaaaaaatacacaataagaacaaaaaataaaaatataaatttgatcttaagaaatttatctACTCCTCCGAGGATGAAGGATTTAGCTGTTCATAGATTGGATCTCACTCGTCACTAAAagctccatcttctttgattgttggagaagaatttgaaaaagaagaagatgcaaAACCTCCTTATACCATCAAAGAGACTCTTTCAAAACTCCAACACCTGACaaccttcctcttttcttttctataaaatttctctataatttttttctttctcaatctCTTATTTCTTTGGTGTCTCTACATCCCTTTTTATAGTCTTCAAGGTCTTCTTGAGTCCTAGTCATTCCAAACTCACACAAATCCTCACGCCTCCCTCTTTCCTTTTAAGTTTTAGTGCTCAAAATCCTTTTTCATGTCTCAAAACCCTGGCCGCCAAGGACTCCGCATGCCTCCCTGTATATCTATTTTCGTTTAAAACTGTGTCACATCCCAGGCATTTTGAACCACGCCTGCATGAAGCTTTCACGCGCGTCAGCCGCACCCGCATGCTCACTCACGTCCACCCGCATGCACGCCCGCACGCCCATGACCACATCCGCACGTCAGGACCGCGCCTGAACGTCCCCCGCCTGCGCTTGGACCCGCACCCGTGCACTGTGCACCGCATGATAAACCGAGCGGCCCTATTCCTCTACACCATGCGTGGACCGTGTGGTGCGTCCCAGTGAGCTGAGACATGGTCTGCGCTCCTTTCCTCCATGCACCATGCGTAGACCTCCTCGTGTGAGCCGCACGTGGCCCGCGGCCTTGTGCGCTTGTGGGCCGACTTGCTTTCCATTGCATTGTGGCCCGTGTTATTACTAAATTTCTGGACTATGTGCTCCTTCCTGTGACTAAAAATTTAGACTCTAACTTAGGCACTACTACAAAATAGGACTACAATAGTAATTAAAAATCACTGCCATAACCTAAAAATTCACTGCTATAACCTACAACAGTGGTTANNNNNNNNNNNNNNNNNNNNNNNNNNNNNNNNNNNNNNNNNNNNNNNNNNNNNNNNNNNNNNNNNNNNNNNNNNNNNNNNNNNNNNNNNNNNNNNNNNNNacgcgaccttagtcgcatccacgacttaccgaccgacctacggccggctgaacgacattcggcttgctaccgtctgtcggaagacacagaacccgacgcaGGGGCATGGgggcccgacttactatcgtccccccgacactgcgccgcgCGACGACTGACTAAGCGCATCTGTggaagtccgactaccgaacctttaccaggttcggtctgCACCCGACTCAACAGATACACCCGACTGACGACTTCGACTatcggaagccgacctaaagtcgggacacattctACTTTCGGGGCTCCGCAAGTTACCGAAGCCCTACCGACTTACGTGGGTTAGTGACTTGCTTAAGTTGGCGACTAAAGTTCGACATCGCAGCACTAatcggcattacaaacaagaagaacaagaagaaagtttcattcattgatgaaaagaaattacaaagtcgggtcgaagcccgattacatgtattttcaaaaaacaaaaagtaaagatggtcggcagggccgatcatccgtcctagtcgatctcttcgaccaaCGGAGGATcagggatgatcggcgtctcggtCATAAGCGGCGCTGGATCGGTCGCCGAAGGATGGGCTTCAGTCGGCAGAagaacttcggtcggcacctgctccgggacggcctcctccacaatgacgcctcccgatggctggtcggccatctcctccgtTCCTTCTCCTTCGACTCCTTCCTCTTCGGCTAGCGGCGGGACGATGCGGCTGACGTccaactccgggtacaaggcatggacggcgtcccgaccatcctcgaacccgacccggtatgaggcgaagcccgattcgagcatctcctcccggtattggtcggaggaccggaagtcctccaccgcccgatcggccgactccctcgccgaccttgcctcgtcctcagcacgggcgagctcctgcctcgccgactccgcctcgaccctcgccatttcggcgtcgatctgggcgatggacagctcctcttcggcttccgcgagtTTCTCcaagctgacccgaagttgctcgcgttctcCTTGGAGTTCGGCAGTTGCaccatcccgttcgcgtcgaagacgacgcacggcccgacctttgtgcttggcctctttcttggccgaccggagttcggacccaagccgggagacctcgtcgactaacttggcctcccggtcggccgactgctggagttggtcggccaacattgccctctcagcttcggccgccgctgacttctccttgaaggccgcccgaacgttgccgaaccttcagtatccggcctccagttcggacattgtgaagatcagctgccgaccaaAAGCTTTGTCAGAATCGCATAACCCGAAAAATTTCTAAGTTAAAGGAAAaagtgatgcgaagcttacctcaaccatcgtcgggtagaaccgcgacagcatctcggccaCCTGCCTGGACcgcagcgactctacgtcggctgggaggaggatcccttggcacaacctcctcgcgaggttgtggtcggccaacgccgacgcaccctcggggtagtatgcgccgggaggcattgagcggctccccgacctatcttcctccgcgggctccatcggggctttcccccgatcagctgccccgaccgacgggactggcagcgacggcacgctggagttcgacccggcgccccccgttgcgccaacggacgccgccggacgatgttcggttccccgaacatcatcc
Above is a genomic segment from Elaeis guineensis isolate ETL-2024a chromosome 1, EG11, whole genome shotgun sequence containing:
- the LOC105032334 gene encoding putative leucine-rich repeat receptor-like serine/threonine-protein kinase At2g24130 gives rise to the protein MATTFLVVLMLIFAQLGLVTIAAAIAASGATLRGAPRDRAALLSFMSGITADPQHALANWGDPDTHMCNWTGITCHRVKQRVVQLVLSGRDLHGLISPAVFSLSFLAVLDLSENFFSGIIPGEIGGLARLQQLSLSRNLLEGSIPAELGFLRELVYLDLGSNRISGHIPKTLFCNCTSLQYADLSNNSLAGEIPSANECRLADLRFLLLWSNNLEGPIPPSLSNSSMLEWIDFESNRLSGELPSDIFDKMPFLQFLYLSYNNLSSHDSNTNLDPFFASLRNCSHLQELELAGNKLGGEIPSLIGNLSSNLLQLHLEENIIFGPIPPNISNLVNLTYLNLSNNNLNGSIPPDLSRLMKLERVYLSNNLLSGEIPPSLGEIPHLGLLDISGNRLSGSIPDTLSNLSQLRRLMLHKNQLSGSIPPSLGNCINLEVLDLSYNQLTGRIPNNVAALSSLKLYLNLSSNHLEGPLPLELSKMDMILALDLSSNNLSGTIPPQLGSCVALEYLNLSSNALRGPLPGSIGALPYLEVLDLSFNQLAGTMPESLQASSSLKQLNISFNNFSGTVPTEGVFAHLSKDSFLGNSGLCGSIIGISRCGTKRAHRFMILPLILTLVGTPCLLCLFGCPMFMKSRASTCLQSFHQPEKLDKEEQQKQDYPRISYRQLMEATSGFAESNLIGAGSFGHVYKGVLRDETNIAVKVLDPKCGGGISGCFERECQVLKRTRHRNLIRVITACSKPDFKALVLPLILNGSLDSYLYPPVGPSHGLDLSQLICILSDVAEGVAYLHHFAPVRVVHCDLKPSNVLLDEDMTAIVSDFGIARLVKQDENNDITNSSPYNSITGLLQGSVGYIAPEYGLGGRPSAQGDVYSFGVLVLEMITGKRPTDALFHEGLSLQEWVKSHYPHDIEVITSQAPLRDSSLVDSLYYKKLRRELMVELIELGLVCASFSPALRPTMINVAHEIALLKQDLVRHGIEAVEHSSTPDSSF